One window of the Cryptomeria japonica chromosome 7, Sugi_1.0, whole genome shotgun sequence genome contains the following:
- the LOC131054506 gene encoding SKP1-like protein 1B, with protein MEGKVILSSSDGQVFKVDMKVAMISQTLSNMLKDTEDTGSETAPIKLANVSSRIFNLIIEYGKYHVEAQKSDTSEPTADLKKRVRELVADDKDTLFQLMIAANFLHIQSLLDLSYQIVAEDIAACKDQQMIRQKYNIENDYSPEEEEEVLKLHNIFE; from the exons ATGGAAGGCAAGGTGATTTTAAGCAGTTCCGACGGTCAAGTATTCAAAGTAGATATGAAAGTGGCCATGATATCGCAAACCTTAAGTAATATGTTAAAGGATACAGAGGATACAGGTAGTGAGACAGCTCCCATCAAATTGGCAAATGTTTCCAGTAGAATTTTTAATCTTATTATCGAATACGGCAAATACCATGTTGAAGCCCAAAAGTCGGATACAAGCGAACCAACTGCGGATTTGAAGAAACGGGTTAGGGAGTTGGTAGCTGATGATAAAGACACTCTCTTCCAGTTGATGATC GCAGCAAATTTCCTTCACATTCAGAGTCTTCTTGATTTATCATACCAGATTGTGGCTGAGGACATTGCAGCATGTAAAGACCAACAAATGATTCGCCAAAAATATAACATAGAAAATGACTATAGTCCTGAAGAGGAGGAAGAGGTTTTAAAGCTGCATAATATATTTGAATGA